Proteins encoded by one window of Thalassoroseus pseudoceratinae:
- a CDS encoding prepilin peptidase, with amino-acid sequence MTDFTLPIAIATASGIPAGSAALWWGRRLTPEESESRSSSLVMTILVPLITAGFFAGLTWATLAARCQEIESVSLSQTGEYVRLGFHLVLITLLMTAVVTDLRDYVIPDAITIPGMIIGVAASTVSGALELVPLWIDWNMAILGYRGAYVPEWITLHPHWHGLAWSLTGLLAGGMIVAVTRWIARVILGREALGFGDVTLMAMIGSFIGWQAVLFTFAIAPLAGLAVAVVLGIVSGRSFVGFGPYLAAAAIAVLFSWRWMWTPLRNTFGDWISLAILTSVAMGAFCVLLAVVRAFRAMPFEQTKRR; translated from the coding sequence ATGACGGATTTCACGCTACCAATCGCGATTGCCACCGCCAGCGGCATTCCTGCCGGATCGGCCGCTCTTTGGTGGGGACGGCGGTTAACGCCCGAGGAATCCGAGTCACGTTCGTCATCGCTCGTAATGACGATCCTTGTCCCATTGATCACCGCCGGATTCTTTGCCGGACTCACCTGGGCAACGCTCGCTGCTCGCTGCCAAGAAATTGAGTCGGTGAGTCTGAGTCAAACAGGAGAATATGTTCGACTCGGGTTTCACTTGGTCCTGATCACGCTCTTGATGACGGCGGTGGTCACAGACCTCCGTGATTACGTGATTCCCGATGCGATCACGATACCGGGCATGATCATCGGTGTCGCAGCATCGACCGTGAGCGGGGCACTCGAATTGGTTCCGCTATGGATCGATTGGAATATGGCGATTCTTGGTTATCGTGGTGCGTATGTGCCGGAGTGGATTACCCTCCATCCACATTGGCATGGGCTGGCATGGAGCCTCACTGGCCTGCTTGCCGGCGGCATGATCGTCGCCGTGACCCGATGGATCGCACGCGTCATTCTTGGTCGCGAAGCACTCGGCTTCGGGGACGTGACACTTATGGCAATGATCGGCAGCTTCATCGGTTGGCAAGCCGTGCTGTTCACGTTCGCGATTGCACCACTCGCCGGCTTGGCCGTCGCCGTAGTCTTGGGAATTGTGTCCGGCCGAAGTTTCGTCGGTTTCGGCCCCTATTTGGCCGCCGCAGCGATCGCCGTGCTATTTTCCTGGCGATGGATGTGGACGCCGCTCCGCAACACCTTCGGCGACTGGATTAGCCTCGCCATTTTGACAAGCGTAGCCATGGGGGCGTTCTGCGTGTTATTGGCCGTCGTCAGAGCGTTTCGCGCAATGCCATTCGAGCAGACGAAACGGCGTTAG
- a CDS encoding threonine aldolase family protein has product MSDSEINLFSDTVTRPTPEMYQAIVSAPVGDDMSGDDPTTNALEAEMAKLLGKEAAVFACTATQANQMAIRVHCRSGDELLIHPTGHISNYEAGGPAALSGVSCRSIPGPHGMPDLDELKACVRPIDQHFTPTRLLCVENTTNLGGGRVWPLDRLQAVTEWARGQAFKTHMDGARFFNAVVALGCDPAEVAQYVDTVTVCFSKGLGCPMGAILAGTEAEIREARRYRKLFGGALRQSGVVAAAARYALQSHVERLADDHSNARFLAERLAKIDGIQVDVDAIETNLVFFEIDPEIGTAAQMSAELHRRGLRIGALGAYRLRAVTHLDVTREDMSQAAEIVQTAVREGLSADITPAVQY; this is encoded by the coding sequence ATGTCGGATTCCGAGATTAATCTGTTCAGTGATACCGTAACCCGCCCCACGCCGGAGATGTATCAGGCGATTGTATCGGCTCCCGTGGGTGATGATATGTCGGGGGATGACCCGACGACTAACGCCCTCGAAGCGGAGATGGCGAAACTTCTCGGGAAAGAGGCGGCCGTTTTTGCCTGCACCGCGACCCAGGCGAATCAAATGGCGATTCGCGTGCATTGCCGATCAGGCGACGAGTTACTGATCCATCCGACCGGCCATATCTCCAACTATGAGGCAGGGGGGCCGGCGGCGTTGTCCGGTGTGAGTTGTCGGTCTATTCCTGGTCCGCATGGCATGCCTGACTTGGACGAACTGAAAGCCTGTGTGCGGCCAATCGACCAGCATTTCACGCCGACGCGTTTGCTGTGCGTCGAGAACACCACAAATCTCGGGGGCGGACGTGTTTGGCCGTTGGATCGGCTGCAGGCCGTGACCGAATGGGCCAGAGGGCAAGCATTCAAAACGCACATGGACGGTGCACGATTCTTCAATGCAGTCGTCGCGCTCGGTTGCGATCCCGCTGAGGTTGCTCAGTATGTTGACACAGTCACCGTTTGTTTCTCCAAGGGGCTCGGTTGCCCGATGGGGGCGATCTTAGCCGGGACCGAAGCGGAAATTCGGGAAGCGAGACGCTACCGAAAACTGTTTGGCGGAGCCCTTCGGCAATCCGGTGTGGTGGCGGCCGCGGCGCGTTATGCGTTGCAATCTCACGTCGAACGTCTCGCGGATGACCATTCCAACGCACGGTTCTTAGCCGAGCGGCTTGCGAAGATCGATGGTATCCAAGTTGATGTCGATGCGATCGAGACCAATCTCGTCTTTTTCGAGATCGATCCGGAAATCGGAACGGCCGCGCAGATGTCGGCAGAACTGCATCGACGTGGATTGCGAATCGGTGCGTTGGGGGCATACCGTCTCCGTGCGGTCACCCACTTGGACGTCACTCGCGAGGATATGTCGCAGGCCGCCGAGATTGTCCAAACCGCAGTCCGAGAAGGACTTTCGGCGGACATTACACCAGCTGTTCAGTATTGA
- a CDS encoding Fur family transcriptional regulator, translated as MSELPTVPVAVSPIDKFREYLATQGMRLTHERSVIVEDVFSQHEHFDTDQIVERLTPGNTGRRVSRASVYRTVGLLEEAGLIRKVARNNERDVYEHDYGYPRHDHFICDRCDTLIEFENDRVAKLIEELAQETNFRMTGHRLEVYGICEECSRPRKRNPKLDLL; from the coding sequence GTGAGTGAATTGCCAACCGTCCCTGTGGCGGTTTCTCCAATCGACAAATTCCGTGAGTATTTGGCCACCCAGGGCATGCGACTCACGCACGAACGCTCCGTGATCGTGGAAGATGTGTTCTCGCAGCACGAACACTTCGATACCGACCAGATCGTCGAGCGACTGACACCTGGAAACACGGGACGGCGTGTGAGTCGTGCGAGTGTCTATCGGACGGTCGGTCTGCTTGAGGAGGCCGGTCTCATTCGGAAGGTCGCGCGGAACAATGAACGCGACGTCTACGAGCACGATTACGGCTATCCTCGACACGATCATTTCATCTGCGATCGCTGCGACACGCTGATCGAGTTCGAGAACGACCGCGTGGCCAAATTGATTGAGGAGTTGGCTCAAGAAACGAATTTTCGGATGACCGGTCATCGACTCGAAGTCTACGGTATTTGCGAAGAGTGCTCGCGGCCTCGCAAACGCAATCCGAAACTCGATCTCTTGTAA
- a CDS encoding ammonium transporter, translating to MFAQESNGNVDAESTQAKSEITAEPETSSESESPKQRADGFDGADTAWMLICSALVLMMTAPGLALFYGGLVRKKNILGVMMQCIFLMGTMSIVWALWGYSLAFGGHLLGGFVGDGTYLLMNNVLPYYDSVAGEAVYPMTGSIPTMVNMVFQMMFFIITPCLICGAFAERMKFSAMVVFSILWGTFVYCPIAHWVWGGGYFSAGEPMHAFDFAGGTVVHISSGVSALLCAVIIGKRLGFNQEPMPPHNLTYTCIGATMLWIGWFGFNAGSAVEANVLAANAFVATHMAAAAGVIAWAGAEWYFRGKPSILGACSGAVAGLVCITPASGTVTPLAAIALGLIAGLACFWACTSLKTKFGYDDSLDAFGVHGVGGTVGAILTGVFATRAVTGDNHPIGLLEGNAGQMGPQLISIVAAAGIALIGTFILLKVIDATIGLRVTQQDEMQGLDLSQHGEEGYIFL from the coding sequence ATGTTTGCTCAAGAGTCGAACGGTAATGTCGATGCCGAGTCAACACAAGCAAAATCGGAAATAACAGCCGAGCCTGAAACATCATCGGAGTCCGAAAGTCCGAAGCAACGTGCGGACGGATTCGATGGTGCGGACACCGCGTGGATGCTTATTTGTTCGGCACTGGTGCTTATGATGACAGCACCTGGCCTGGCATTGTTTTATGGCGGACTGGTTCGCAAGAAAAATATCTTGGGAGTGATGATGCAATGCATCTTCCTGATGGGAACGATGTCAATTGTGTGGGCACTCTGGGGATACAGCCTCGCATTTGGTGGTCATTTGTTGGGTGGTTTCGTCGGTGACGGCACTTATCTGCTGATGAACAACGTCTTGCCTTACTACGACTCCGTCGCGGGTGAAGCGGTGTATCCGATGACGGGGTCCATCCCGACCATGGTCAACATGGTGTTCCAGATGATGTTTTTCATCATTACGCCATGCCTGATTTGCGGGGCATTCGCCGAACGCATGAAGTTCAGTGCAATGGTTGTGTTTTCGATTCTCTGGGGCACGTTCGTTTATTGCCCGATTGCCCATTGGGTATGGGGCGGTGGCTATTTCAGTGCTGGTGAACCGATGCACGCGTTTGATTTCGCAGGCGGCACAGTTGTGCACATTAGCTCCGGGGTATCGGCATTGCTGTGTGCGGTCATTATCGGCAAGCGGTTGGGGTTCAATCAGGAACCGATGCCACCGCACAATCTGACGTACACCTGTATTGGGGCTACGATGCTGTGGATTGGATGGTTTGGCTTCAATGCCGGTAGTGCAGTGGAGGCCAACGTGCTCGCAGCGAATGCATTCGTGGCGACTCACATGGCAGCGGCAGCCGGGGTGATCGCCTGGGCCGGGGCCGAATGGTACTTCCGAGGCAAGCCGAGTATTCTCGGAGCCTGCTCAGGAGCTGTCGCAGGGTTGGTCTGTATTACACCCGCCAGCGGCACTGTCACGCCATTGGCAGCCATTGCTCTGGGCTTAATTGCTGGCCTGGCCTGTTTTTGGGCATGCACTTCGCTTAAGACAAAATTTGGCTATGATGACTCATTGGACGCCTTTGGCGTGCATGGAGTTGGTGGAACGGTCGGTGCCATCTTGACCGGCGTTTTTGCGACGCGAGCCGTCACCGGAGACAATCATCCGATTGGTCTGCTGGAAGGCAATGCGGGACAGATGGGACCACAGTTGATTAGCATTGTCGCGGCTGCGGGAATCGCGTTGATCGGCACGTTCATCCTTCTCAAGGTCATTGATGCCACAATTGGTCTGCGAGTCACGCAGCAAGACGAAATGCAGGGCTTGGATCTTAGTCAACATGGGGAGGAAGGTTACATCTTTCTTTAA
- a CDS encoding STAS domain-containing protein: MPNNDSIHVSRQDDITIITLGPEYQKLEEGHLQEVRTEILTAVESAEPPLVVLDMSNVNFFGSAFIEILFRAWNRLEKAENGKFVICGLMPYCKEVLQVTNLDRIWELVETRDDAIAQLQTA, encoded by the coding sequence ATGCCAAACAATGATTCCATCCACGTATCCCGTCAGGACGACATCACGATCATCACACTTGGCCCCGAGTATCAAAAACTCGAGGAAGGCCATCTTCAGGAAGTGCGGACCGAAATTCTAACAGCAGTCGAAAGTGCCGAACCACCACTGGTGGTGTTGGACATGTCGAACGTCAATTTCTTCGGCTCCGCATTCATTGAGATCCTATTCCGAGCTTGGAATCGGTTGGAGAAAGCCGAGAACGGTAAATTCGTGATTTGCGGGCTCATGCCCTACTGTAAGGAAGTCCTCCAGGTCACTAATTTAGACCGAATCTGGGAACTCGTCGAGACACGTGACGACGCGATTGCTCAACTCCAGACGGCTTAA
- the hisC gene encoding histidinol-phosphate transaminase: MSLFREAIDRIEGYVPGEQPQDSGWVKLNTNENPYPPSPRVVDAIKRAAEGRLNLYPDPLSKRFREVAAPLFGVDPDWILPANGSDENLTILVRSFADPGQTIRSPYPSYILYETLAGIQDARHERLSLEPDWSFSESAFSQAAESRLVFVPNPNSPSGNRWSDETILKLIPENGIFVLDEAYGDFCESPHHAELIRNTNSTRESAGRIVITRTLSKSYSLAGLRFGFAIARPELIAGMRKVKDSYNCNTLGLAAATAALEDQEWMQANVKKVQATRKRLSEALVKFGFDVVPSETNFVWATHPSRSHAEIFESLKARKILLRFMKFPNAFGESADETAGTFDGLRITVGTDAEIDRLISELETILA, translated from the coding sequence ATGAGTCTATTTCGTGAAGCGATCGATCGGATCGAGGGTTATGTACCAGGCGAGCAACCGCAAGACAGCGGATGGGTTAAGCTCAACACCAACGAAAACCCTTATCCACCGTCGCCGCGGGTTGTCGATGCCATCAAACGGGCGGCCGAAGGGCGACTGAACCTTTATCCCGATCCACTTTCCAAGCGGTTCCGGGAAGTCGCGGCCCCATTGTTCGGAGTCGATCCCGATTGGATTCTTCCCGCGAATGGTAGCGACGAGAACCTAACGATTCTTGTGCGATCGTTTGCCGACCCCGGTCAAACGATTCGATCTCCATACCCAAGTTACATTCTCTACGAAACGCTAGCTGGCATCCAGGACGCTCGCCACGAACGCTTGAGTCTGGAACCGGATTGGAGCTTTTCGGAGTCTGCATTTTCGCAGGCCGCCGAAAGTCGTCTGGTCTTTGTGCCAAACCCGAATTCTCCGTCCGGGAATCGTTGGTCAGATGAGACGATTCTGAAACTGATTCCAGAAAACGGCATTTTCGTTCTCGACGAAGCCTACGGAGATTTCTGTGAATCGCCGCATCATGCAGAATTGATTCGCAACACAAACTCGACGCGCGAATCCGCCGGTCGAATCGTCATCACGCGGACGCTGAGCAAATCGTACAGTTTGGCCGGTCTGCGGTTTGGTTTCGCGATTGCCCGTCCCGAGTTGATCGCCGGTATGCGGAAGGTCAAAGATAGCTACAACTGCAACACGTTGGGCCTGGCGGCCGCGACGGCTGCGTTGGAGGATCAAGAGTGGATGCAGGCCAACGTCAAAAAAGTGCAGGCCACTCGGAAACGGCTGTCCGAGGCATTAGTGAAATTTGGTTTTGATGTCGTTCCCAGCGAAACGAATTTCGTGTGGGCCACCCATCCTTCGCGAAGTCACGCGGAAATCTTCGAAAGTCTGAAAGCCCGCAAAATCTTGCTGAGATTCATGAAATTTCCGAATGCCTTTGGGGAATCGGCTGATGAGACCGCTGGCACGTTCGATGGGCTGCGAATCACAGTCGGGACCGATGCAGAAATCGATCGCTTGATTTCGGAGCTGGAAACAATTCTTGCGTGA
- a CDS encoding P-II family nitrogen regulator, which yields MKKVEAVIRHYKLEDVKDALTKAGIQGMTVSEIRGFGRQRGHKEQYRGTEYTVDFLPKLKLEVVVADDILSKAVETIMTTARTGQIGDGKIFVTDLEDVIRIRTGESGAEAI from the coding sequence ATGAAAAAGGTTGAAGCTGTCATCCGTCACTACAAACTCGAAGATGTCAAAGACGCCTTAACCAAGGCTGGCATTCAAGGGATGACTGTGTCGGAGATTCGTGGTTTTGGTCGGCAACGCGGTCACAAAGAGCAGTACCGTGGCACTGAGTACACCGTGGACTTTCTGCCGAAGTTGAAACTGGAAGTTGTGGTCGCTGACGATATCCTGAGCAAGGCGGTTGAAACGATCATGACGACTGCTCGCACGGGACAAATCGGCGACGGCAAGATCTTCGTGACCGATTTGGAAGACGTCATTCGGATTCGCACAGGTGAATCCGGTGCGGAAGCCATTTGA
- a CDS encoding type I phosphomannose isomerase catalytic subunit, whose translation MPPLFFEPILKRIRWGGRRLGTELGKPIGPETDYAESWEISDHGEDQSLVTDGEFAGWSLKKLVTERNADIFGRHAGRKQFPLLVKFLDANDRLSVQVHPNDEQAKQYDPLENGKTEAWVIVHAEPGSQLYVGLQDGIGPEQLDEHLRAGTVEEILHTVTVHPGDCVFIPAGTIHAIGEGIVLAEIQQSSDLTFRLYDWGRLGADGKPREIHIESALECTNFDMGPVDPVEPQVKTASPIRTEELVQNDHFVMQRHIVPAGQTAKLSTDNRFHVYSVLGGSGKLTSGQPLNLGTTFLVPAACDDVEVQAAEELTLLEAFLP comes from the coding sequence ATGCCGCCATTGTTTTTTGAGCCGATTCTCAAACGAATTCGCTGGGGTGGCCGACGATTGGGCACGGAACTCGGAAAACCCATCGGTCCGGAGACCGACTACGCCGAGAGTTGGGAAATTTCCGACCACGGGGAGGATCAATCTCTCGTTACGGACGGTGAGTTCGCCGGTTGGTCGCTCAAGAAACTGGTGACGGAACGGAACGCGGACATTTTCGGACGTCATGCCGGTCGAAAACAGTTTCCGCTGCTAGTGAAATTTCTGGACGCCAACGATCGGCTTTCAGTGCAGGTTCATCCGAATGATGAACAGGCGAAGCAATACGATCCTCTCGAAAACGGCAAAACGGAAGCATGGGTGATCGTCCACGCCGAACCGGGCAGCCAACTCTACGTGGGACTTCAGGATGGCATCGGTCCAGAGCAATTGGACGAACACCTGCGAGCCGGAACCGTGGAAGAAATTCTGCACACGGTAACGGTCCATCCAGGCGATTGTGTGTTTATTCCCGCGGGAACGATTCATGCCATCGGTGAAGGTATTGTGCTGGCGGAAATTCAGCAATCGAGCGACCTAACCTTTCGGCTCTACGATTGGGGTCGGCTCGGGGCCGATGGCAAACCCCGCGAAATCCACATCGAATCCGCACTCGAGTGCACCAACTTCGACATGGGCCCAGTCGATCCGGTGGAGCCTCAAGTGAAGACAGCGTCCCCGATCCGCACTGAAGAACTCGTGCAGAATGACCATTTCGTGATGCAACGCCACATCGTCCCCGCTGGTCAAACTGCGAAATTATCGACGGATAACCGATTCCATGTCTATAGCGTGCTCGGAGGTTCCGGCAAACTAACGTCTGGGCAACCGCTCAACCTCGGTACAACGTTCCTCGTTCCGGCAGCTTGTGACGACGTGGAAGTTCAGGCTGCCGAGGAACTCACCCTCTTGGAAGCCTTTCTTCCATAG
- a CDS encoding P-II family nitrogen regulator, with the protein MKKIEAVIRHFKLEEVKDALTSMGIQGMTVSEVRGFGRQKGHKEQYRGAEYTVDFLPKAKMEVVVSDDQAGEVIETILRSARTGQIGDGKIFVTSLDEMIRIRTGETGQEAL; encoded by the coding sequence ATGAAGAAAATCGAAGCCGTGATTCGGCACTTCAAGTTGGAAGAAGTTAAAGACGCACTGACCAGCATGGGCATTCAAGGCATGACGGTCTCGGAAGTTCGTGGGTTCGGCCGTCAGAAGGGCCATAAAGAGCAGTATCGCGGTGCGGAGTACACCGTCGATTTCTTGCCAAAGGCCAAGATGGAAGTCGTTGTTTCGGACGATCAAGCCGGTGAAGTCATCGAAACCATCTTGCGATCCGCGCGGACTGGGCAGATTGGCGATGGGAAAATCTTCGTCACCAGCTTGGATGAAATGATTCGCATTCGTACCGGCGAAACCGGTCAAGAGGCCCTGTAG
- the glnD gene encoding [protein-PII] uridylyltransferase, with translation MNLATTPSVNDTLATLKKRRQGIVDVRERGRQLFERGATGTQVASALSDGMDAFLIRLIEEEFELRSESERDVIRENAAVVAVGGTGRGDLCPYSDIDLLFLYDPAADTPFAEFSSTVVRALWDAGLQLGHSVRTIKECVTLAKAEPQIATALTEMRLLWGSERLVGSLRKQFERKVIHRRLRAFIDSCVEARGSERLTHGNTVQQLEPDLKSSQGGLRDFHLLRWLGYALFKEKDIDSLRRNGSLTREEAYDLRGAYEFLLKIRIDMHFHNNREQDRLTRDEQLRITRERNIQPTPAQRPVEVFMQNYFRHSSALSEIVMRFVNRHCPRTLQERLIEFAVTHRVNTMFHAGPGWIDVLPRYRETVQSSLLEILKLYYAAALYGLTPKPRLAAELKNAVPNLSEEITPRDAAMFMQILGCTTYLGVVIRGLFDIGVLEILIPDFKHTRCLLQFNQYHSYTVDEHTLKAIECCIQFENDDDHLGRAYRAIQHKEILHLALLLHDVGKGFEEDHCIVGKRIAERIAKRLGIPAHRGRTLALLVEMHLQMADLAFRRDISDPAVVVPFAKAIGSLDKLRMLFVLTASDISAVGPGVWTDWKAGLLSEFYCRGMYVLSGRKFEYQEQKRFREIFEYVLSSITSHDDDQEDVRKWLFQQLTSLPPHYLAETSKQQIAHDLKVLQTIDPGNISVTGLWNDENEIVDYRLITHETTVSGVFHRVVGILRAKRLTVHSAQISTTADGYVVDSFCTSDGDYEGEVPLQRVEEISEALRTGLLTEQPVEKMFQKASRYSSGPQELVSGLPTRVVIDNNTSPKCTILDVFAQDQPGLLYLISRTLYELDTSVVLAKISTHFDQVVDVFYLTDRDGNKITDGDRLGKIREELEERLEHFEAEGHQSFC, from the coding sequence ATGAACTTGGCAACGACGCCATCCGTCAACGACACGCTCGCTACGCTCAAGAAGCGTCGACAAGGGATCGTCGATGTCCGCGAACGTGGGCGGCAATTGTTCGAACGTGGTGCGACAGGCACGCAGGTGGCGTCTGCACTCTCCGATGGTATGGACGCCTTCCTCATACGTTTGATCGAAGAAGAGTTTGAGTTACGCAGCGAAAGCGAACGGGACGTCATTCGTGAGAATGCCGCTGTTGTCGCGGTTGGTGGAACTGGGCGTGGGGATCTTTGTCCCTATTCGGATATCGATCTGCTATTCCTGTATGATCCCGCGGCAGACACACCGTTCGCCGAGTTCTCGTCGACTGTTGTCCGGGCACTTTGGGATGCCGGTTTGCAGCTTGGGCACTCCGTACGCACGATCAAAGAGTGTGTCACGCTGGCCAAAGCTGAACCGCAGATTGCAACCGCACTCACGGAAATGCGTCTGCTTTGGGGAAGCGAACGGCTTGTCGGCTCGCTGCGAAAACAATTTGAGCGGAAAGTCATCCATCGACGGCTTCGTGCCTTTATTGATAGCTGTGTGGAAGCCCGTGGCTCCGAGCGGCTCACGCATGGGAATACCGTGCAACAATTGGAGCCGGACCTGAAATCCTCACAAGGAGGGTTGCGTGACTTCCACTTGCTCCGATGGCTTGGCTATGCATTGTTCAAAGAAAAAGATATCGATTCGCTTCGGCGGAACGGTTCGCTGACTCGTGAAGAAGCCTACGATCTCCGGGGAGCCTATGAGTTTCTGTTGAAGATCCGAATTGATATGCACTTCCACAACAATCGTGAGCAAGATCGGCTCACGCGGGATGAGCAATTGCGGATCACACGGGAACGGAACATCCAGCCCACACCGGCGCAGCGTCCGGTGGAAGTGTTCATGCAGAATTATTTCCGCCACAGTTCGGCTTTGTCGGAAATCGTCATGCGGTTTGTTAACCGTCATTGCCCACGAACACTTCAGGAGCGGCTGATCGAATTCGCGGTGACTCACCGAGTGAATACGATGTTCCACGCTGGCCCTGGGTGGATCGACGTGTTGCCTCGCTATCGCGAAACGGTGCAATCAAGTTTGCTGGAAATCCTCAAACTCTACTATGCGGCTGCCTTGTATGGGCTTACGCCGAAACCCCGGCTCGCCGCCGAGTTGAAAAACGCCGTTCCCAACTTGAGCGAGGAAATCACGCCCCGTGATGCCGCGATGTTTATGCAGATCCTTGGATGCACGACTTATCTGGGGGTCGTCATCCGGGGACTATTCGACATCGGCGTTCTGGAAATTCTGATTCCCGATTTCAAGCACACTCGGTGTTTGCTGCAATTCAACCAGTACCACAGTTACACCGTCGACGAGCACACGCTCAAGGCGATCGAATGTTGTATTCAATTCGAGAACGATGACGATCACCTCGGTCGAGCCTACCGAGCGATTCAACACAAGGAGATTTTGCATCTGGCTTTGCTGCTGCACGACGTTGGCAAGGGATTCGAGGAAGACCACTGCATCGTCGGCAAACGCATTGCGGAACGGATCGCCAAGCGTTTAGGCATTCCGGCTCATCGTGGTCGAACACTCGCTTTGTTGGTGGAAATGCACTTACAAATGGCCGATCTCGCGTTCCGCCGCGATATCAGTGACCCGGCTGTCGTCGTACCATTCGCCAAAGCCATCGGGAGTCTGGACAAACTGCGGATGTTGTTCGTCCTGACGGCTTCGGATATCTCCGCTGTCGGTCCCGGCGTCTGGACGGATTGGAAAGCCGGGTTGCTGTCCGAATTCTATTGCCGAGGCATGTACGTGCTCAGTGGGCGGAAATTCGAGTATCAAGAGCAAAAGCGTTTTCGTGAAATCTTCGAATACGTGTTATCGTCGATTACGAGTCACGATGACGATCAAGAAGACGTCCGCAAATGGCTGTTTCAGCAGCTCACGAGTTTGCCTCCGCACTATCTGGCAGAAACATCGAAGCAGCAAATCGCCCATGACCTCAAAGTTCTGCAAACTATCGACCCGGGTAACATCTCGGTTACCGGACTTTGGAACGACGAGAATGAAATTGTCGACTATCGACTCATTACTCACGAGACGACGGTCAGTGGCGTTTTTCATCGTGTCGTCGGAATTCTGCGGGCGAAACGGCTGACAGTGCATTCCGCGCAGATCAGCACAACCGCAGATGGTTACGTCGTGGACAGCTTTTGCACAAGTGACGGAGACTATGAAGGCGAGGTTCCACTGCAGCGGGTTGAAGAAATTAGCGAGGCACTTCGGACGGGATTGCTCACAGAACAACCTGTGGAGAAGATGTTTCAAAAGGCGAGTCGATATTCGAGTGGTCCACAGGAGTTGGTTTCGGGGCTGCCGACACGGGTTGTGATCGACAACAACACATCACCGAAATGCACCATCCTCGACGTCTTCGCCCAGGATCAACCGGGTTTGCTGTATTTGATCTCGCGGACTTTGTACGAACTCGATACATCGGTCGTGCTCGCCAAGATTTCGACGCACTTTGATCAGGTCGTCGACGTTTTCTATCTCACCGACCGCGATGGCAACAAAATCACCGACGGCGATCGACTCGGCAAGATTCGAGAGGAACTGGAAGAACGACTCGAGCACTTCGAAGCCGAAGGGCACCAATCGTTTTGCTGA
- a CDS encoding flagellar biosynthesis anti-sigma factor FlgM has protein sequence MSQRNPRLNRIPQLRYNSQASMSRHHSESDAGRLNPRNSGSADMDVRGTGSSPIVRPVNMPKPTPTDATSADASSAKETPPADGDRIEISSEAAGKSSSEKSLRQQRLDAIKAAIDDGTYETPDKLEAALGMMFGELGLDDD, from the coding sequence ATGTCCCAACGAAACCCCCGGTTGAACCGGATCCCCCAATTGCGGTACAATTCCCAAGCGTCGATGTCCCGACATCACTCGGAGAGCGACGCCGGTCGGTTGAATCCTCGCAATTCTGGGAGTGCTGATATGGATGTCCGAGGCACTGGGTCCTCCCCCATTGTACGCCCCGTGAATATGCCCAAACCAACCCCCACTGACGCCACGTCTGCAGATGCCTCCTCAGCGAAGGAGACTCCGCCTGCAGATGGGGATCGCATTGAGATTTCATCCGAAGCTGCTGGTAAGTCGTCCTCTGAGAAGAGTTTGCGTCAACAGCGTCTTGATGCCATCAAGGCAGCGATTGACGATGGAACCTATGAAACGCCAGACAAGTTAGAGGCCGCTCTCGGCATGATGTTCGGTGAACTCGGTCTTGATGACGATTGA